The Engystomops pustulosus chromosome 1, aEngPut4.maternal, whole genome shotgun sequence genome has a window encoding:
- the SF3A2 gene encoding splicing factor 3A subunit 2 → MDFQHRAGGKTGSGGVASASESNRDRRERLRQLALETIDINKDPYFMKNHLGSYECKLCLTLHNNEGSYLAHTQGKKHQTNLARRAAKEAKEAPAQPAPEKVKVEVKKFVKIGRPGYKVTKQRDPESGQQSLLFQIDYPEIAESIMPRHRFMSAYEQRIEPPDRRWQYLLMAAEPYETIAFKVPSREIDKVEGKFWTHWNRETKQFFLQFHFKMEKPPPIASIAPAPPGVKRPPPPLLNGMPPRPPLPENMPPPPPGGMPLPPIPPGAPAPPVPPPQLPPAPGVPPPGVPPPVPPPALPPPGVPPPGVPPPPPNPAVPPPGVPPPGIPPPGIPPPGVPPPPAPGVPPPPAPGVPPPAPGVLPPGPMPPMLRPPLPSEGPTNIPPPPPTN, encoded by the exons ATGGATTTTCAACACCGTGCTGGTGGGAAGACTGGCAGCGGAGGAGTTGCCTCCGCATCTGAAAGCAACAGGGATAGAAGGGAGCGTCTCAGGCAGCTGGCATTGGAGACAATTGATATCAACAAG GACCCCTATTTCATGAAAAATCACTTGGGTTCATATGAATGCAAGCTGTGTCTTACACTCCACAATAATGAG GGGAGTTATCTGGCGCATACACAAGGAAAAAAGCATCAGACTAATTT GGCTCGGCGTGCCGCAAAAGAAGCTAAAGAAGCCCCTGCGCAACCAGCTCCTGAAAAGGTTAAGGTTGAAGTGAAAAAGTTTGTGAAGATCGGACGCCCTGGTTATAAAG tgACAAAACAAAGGGACCCTGAAAGTGGCCAACAGTCTCTGCTTTTCCAG ATTGACTATCCAGAGATTGCAGAGAGCATCATGCCTAGGCACAGATTTATGTCCGCTTATGAGCAGAGAATTGAACCACCAGACAGGCGATGGCAATACCTCTTAATGGCAGCAGAGCCATATGAAACCATTGCATTTAAG GTTCCAAGCAGGGAAATTGACAAAGTAGAAGGTAAATTCTGGACACATTGGAATAGAGAAACTAAACAG TTCTTCTTACAGTTTCATTTCAAGATGGAGAAACCACCTCCTATAGCCAGCATAGCCCCTGCCCCTCCTGGTGTGAAACGGCCCCCACCACCTCTGCTAAATGGCATGCCACCTCGACCACCCCTTCCAGAAAatatgcctcctccacctccaggtgGAATGCCATTACCCCCCATACCACCTGGAGCACCAGCTCCCCCAGTGCCGCCACCTCAACTTCCTCCTGCCCCTGGAGTGCCGCCACCTGGTGTACCgcctcctgttccccctccagcTTTACCACCTCCTGGTGTTCCACCTCCAGGcgtgccaccaccaccaccaaatcCTGCTGTACCTCCTCCTGGTGTTCCTCCACCTGGTATTCCTCCTCCTGGGATTCCTCCACCAGGGGTTCCTCCACCCCCAGCACCTGGAGTGCCTCCTCCGCCAGCTCCAGGTGTGCCTCCTCCAGCACCTGGGGTTCTACCACCTGGACCAATGCCCCCAATGTTGAGGCCTCCATTACCAAGTGAAGGACCAACTAATATCCCCCCACCACCTCCAACAAATTGA
- the PLEKHJ1 gene encoding pleckstrin homology domain-containing family J member 1, with protein sequence MRYNEKELLSLSRQRAEKAAELSMRGPKKGSVLKKRLVKLVVNFLFYFRADEEEPVGALLLEHCMVKKDEEKGFLISFIDEPDKRYIFECSSQEQRDEWVEALTNASYEFMRKSLLFYRNEILKISGKDPLEQYGISSDSRFQLESSDI encoded by the exons ATGCGGTACAACGAGAAGGAGCTGTTGTCCCTCTCCAGACAGAGAGCGGAGAAGGCGGCGGAGCTGAGCATGAGAGGTCCCAAGAAAGGCAGCG TATTGAAGAAGCGTCTGGTCAAATTGGTAGtgaattttttgttttacttcCGTGCAGATGAAGAGGAG ccgGTTGGAGCATTGCTTTTAGAACACTGTATGGTAAAGAAGGATGAGGAGAAAGGTTTCTTGATAT CTTTCATTGATGAGCCAGACAAAAGGTACATTTTTGAGTGCAGCAGTCAGGAACAGCGTGACGAATGGGTGGAAGCACTAACCAATGCAAG CTATGAGTTCATGAGGAAAAGTCTGCTATTTTAtaggaatgaaattttgaagaTTAGTGGGAAG GATCCTTTGGAGCAATATGGGATATCGTCAGACTCTCGCTTTCAGCTGGAATCCTCAGACATCTGA